Genomic window (bacterium):
TTTGAAAAAAGCAAATTCTCTTTATGGAAACCGCGGCCGAGTGTAATGACATGAGGATGTTGAAGGAGAATGAACTTCTCCTGTTCGGTTCCTTCAGCAACCCTATTTGCGCTGAATTCTTGCAGAGCGACGGCTTGTTTGTAGGACAACTTGTCCAGAATGATTAATTCACAAACAGGTGTTTCTATTCGAGTGCCGGTGGACATGTGGTTTCCAGAGTTTTCTTAATGTGCGCCAGGAAGGAATCCGCAACCGCGCCATCCATGGCCCGATGATCGTATGTCAAACTGAAATACGCCATGGAACGGATAGCGATCGCATCTTGAATCACAACCGCTCTTTTCACGACTGCTCCCAATTCCAGAATGGCAACCTGCGGATAGTTGATAATAGGCGTACCGGTTAACGCTCCGAAGACACCGGGATTGGTAATTGTGAAGGTGCCATCGCTCATGTCCTCCGGCGTCAGGTGATGAGCGCGGGCCCGTTCCGCAAGTTCAGCAGCCGCGCGAGCAATTCCGGCAACGTTCTTTTCGTCAACTTTTTTGAGGACTGGCACAATGAGACCTTCATCAATTGCAATGGCAATTCCAATATTGCAATCCTTCTTATAGTGAATGTTTTCCCCTTGAATTGAAGAATTAACGATGGGAAAAGCGCGCAACGCTTTGGCGGTGGCTGCAATCACAAATGGAAGGTACGTTAGCTTTAAACCTTGTTGCCTTCCTGTCTCGCGTTGTCGAACGACTTCAGTCATATCCACTTCAAAAAAAGTTGTAAGCTCCGCGGTAGACCGCTTGCTGTTTACCATGTGCGCAGCAATCAGTTTGCGCATGCGGGACAAGGGAACAACTTCATCACCGCGCGATTTTTCCGGCGGTTGCTGTTTTTGAATTACTTTCTCCAAATCCTCTTTCGTAATTCTGCCGCCTTCACCCGTACCGGAGATTTGACTCAGATCGATATTGTGTTCTTGCGCGAGCCTTCGCACCAGGGGAGAGTGTCGCTGTGTTGGAGACTCAAGCGGGCGGGACGCCCGCTCTACTTCGCTTACAATCACCGCAATCTCCGTTTGAACCGGCACAGTTTCCCCTTCCTGCACCAACAACCGCTCAACAATTCCGGATTCCGGCGCTGGAATTTCCGTATTGATTTTGTCGGTTCCAATTTCTACCAGGATTTCCCCTTTATCCACCGAATCTCCGGGCTTTTTAAACCACTTCACGATGGTTGCTTCGGCGATGCTCTGTCCAATTTGAGGAACGACTACTTTGATACTCATTTAATAATCCATCAACTTCCTGGCAGCTTTCACTATTTTTTTAACATCGGGTAGATATGTCTCTTCCAAAGGTGAACCGAAAGGAATCGGTGTATCCATCGCGGCAACTCTCATGATAGGTCCATCCAGATATTCAAAAGCCTTCTCTGCAATGATAGCTGCGAGCTCCCCTCCGAAGCCACCGAAGCGTGGAGCTTCGTGAAGAAGAATTACTTTGCTGGTCTTTCGCGCGGTCTGTAAAACCGCCTCTTCATCCAGCGGCGAAAGCGTTCGCAAATCCAGGATTTCCACTTCAACGCCATCTCGCGAAAGTTCTTCAGCAGCTTCCATTGCCAGATGAACCATCGCGCTGTAGGTGACCAAAGATAGGTGTTTTCCTTCCCTGCGGATGATCGCTTTTCCAAGAGGGACAAAAACATCGGAAGAAACTTCTTCTTTAATCCTCCGGTAAAGATACTTATGTTCCAGATACAATACCGGATTCGGATCGCGGATTGCAGCTTTCAACAGCCCCTTCGCGTCAGCGGCTGTCGCAGGCGTAACAACTTTGATTCCTGGCGTGTTCAGGAAAAATGATTCCACACACTGCGAATGAAACGGGCCTGCATGGACTCCTCCACCGTACGGTCCACGAATCACAATGGGAATTGCAGCGCCCCAACAGTAGTGAGCTTTTGCTGCGTAGTTGGAGATCATGTTGAAGCAGCACGCGATAAAGTCGATGAATTGCATTTCAGCAACAGGCCGGAGCCCACTGAGCGCTGCTCCGA
Coding sequences:
- a CDS encoding 2-oxo acid dehydrogenase subunit E2 yields the protein MSIKVVVPQIGQSIAEATIVKWFKKPGDSVDKGEILVEIGTDKINTEIPAPESGIVERLLVQEGETVPVQTEIAVIVSEVERASRPLESPTQRHSPLVRRLAQEHNIDLSQISGTGEGGRITKEDLEKVIQKQQPPEKSRGDEVVPLSRMRKLIAAHMVNSKRSTAELTTFFEVDMTEVVRQRETGRQQGLKLTYLPFVIAATAKALRAFPIVNSSIQGENIHYKKDCNIGIAIAIDEGLIVPVLKKVDEKNVAGIARAAAELAERARAHHLTPEDMSDGTFTITNPGVFGALTGTPIINYPQVAILELGAVVKRAVVIQDAIAIRSMAYFSLTYDHRAMDGAVADSFLAHIKKTLETTCPPALE
- a CDS encoding alpha-ketoacid dehydrogenase subunit beta: MTTITYLEAIRQALFEEMEADPRVFVLGEDVGAYGGAFKVTAGLQEKFGEERVIDTPISESAIVGAAIGAALSGLRPVAEMQFIDFIACCFNMISNYAAKAHYCWGAAIPIVIRGPYGGGVHAGPFHSQCVESFFLNTPGIKVVTPATAADAKGLLKAAIRDPNPVLYLEHKYLYRRIKEEVSSDVFVPLGKAIIRREGKHLSLVTYSAMVHLAMEAAEELSRDGVEVEILDLRTLSPLDEEAVLQTARKTSKVILLHEAPRFGGFGGELAAIIAEKAFEYLDGPIMRVAAMDTPIPFGSPLEETYLPDVKKIVKAARKLMDY